In Drosophila innubila isolate TH190305 chromosome 2R unlocalized genomic scaffold, UK_Dinn_1.0 1_C_2R, whole genome shotgun sequence, the following are encoded in one genomic region:
- the LOC117785639 gene encoding uncharacterized protein LOC117785639 — translation MSHFGIRKIISHYINSNDRQRMISNSSQQLRRTQFLGTVPRPAVIAQVPATQKPRVPLPELKPSVMSHFVLGKNQQSVNYFANLNRNFNGMSLNAPTELKKPELLRYLGGGWKLCAVCGQEKITSGNTSNGICGPCNARIQGALDNFKGQQRLKGALEQQPDMGYHCENPCCCCEQRRQLEEQQERERKIKEKQRLQKQAEREKEKEKEREKQREIQKEKERIEREKSGQSQPFSIIVLQDCNNNNLIDQLTAALTVGCQQEKTNAMQQPQSNKNTTPNSHHNSNGCSSNSDSAQSSNGYCGSPEYCNGSRAASTELEKRPDNLTCTCNCEACRRGFENTLKLPMLIAQALEIFVMNNPLAGKDAKLGGKKSKSDHKKSGKGKKGSKHSMETTTSSTSVRSKGKGLKSSGAKASTPAVRSKGKGRKAQLPAEAASTSDHSSGKSAPSSPSVRLRENGRKPQQGAKASSSPGAIKFGRPQSKPRDMTISQSKENVRQKSNDIYAEDKGTGQNKRMRNKKKAEMQGIEPKFFLPKSTAESCPYRRAPCFENCREACSFPRNTACVPGCIGPNGYCTRFAGGCRQGNLNSCSPLAGKASQQMDRNGGGAGDQPNRAHCSRSCQGCNGCIGCPNCGHFARPPPSRDNMHPIAHFRPGVNLYPANCMLYRNGDLVRRSLVRTAAGVTLHEVQREEELEAKSPQQQPMQIPMQPSRFPCASNFQFWR, via the exons atgtCACATTTCGGAATTCGAAAAATTATAAGCCACTATATAAACTCAAATGATCGCCAAAGAATGATCAGCAATTCCAGCCAGCAGTTGAGGAGAACGCAATTCCTCGGGACTGTACCGCGACCTGCTGTCATTGCCCAAGTGCCGGCAACTCAAAAACCTCGAGTCCCATTACCAGAGCTCAAGCCCAGTGTGATGAGTCACTTTGTGCTTGGCAAGAACCAACAGAGTGTCAACTATTTCGCCAATCTCAATCGGAATTTCAACGGCATGTCCCTAAATGCTCCGACCGAGCTCAAGAAACCGGAGCTGTTGCGTTATTTGGGCGGCGGTTGGAAGCTTTGTGCGGTTTGTGGGCAGGAAAAGATTACCTCCGGAAATACTAGCAATGGCATTTGTGGGCCATGCAATGCTAGAATTCAAGGAGCATTGGATAACTTCAAAGGACAACAGAGACTAAAAGGTGCCTTGGAACAACAGCCAGATATGGGATATCACTGCGAGAATccgtgctgctgctgcgaacAAAGGAGACAACTGGAGGAGCAGCAAGAACGGGAGCGAaagattaaagaaaaacagcGACTACAGAAACAGGCGGAAAGGGAGAAGGAAAAAGAGAAGGAAAGAGAAAAGCAAAGGGAGATtcaaaaggaaaaggaaagaATTGAGCGGGAGAAATCGGGTCAGTCGCAACCGTTTAGCATTATTGTGCTGCAggattgcaacaacaacaatttgataGATCAACTGACGGCCGCCTTGACGGTCGGCTGTCAACAGGAAAAGACAAATGCCATGCAGCAGCCTCAATCCAATAAGAATACTACCCCCAATTCTCACCATAACTCGAATGGGTGTAGTAGCAATTCTGATAGTGCTCAGTCTTCTAATGGCTACTGTGGTTCCCCTGAATATTGCAATGGATCGAGAGCAGCTTCAACTGAGTTGGAGAAAAGGC CTGATAATTTGACTTGCACCTGCAATTGTGAGGCATGTCGCAGAGGTTTCGAGAATACGCTGAAGCTACCGATGCTTATTGCTCAAGCATTGGAGATATTTGTAATGAATAACCCGCTGGCTGGAAAGGATGCTAAGTTGGGTGGAAAAAAATCCAAGTCGGACCACAAAAAAAGTGGCAAAGGTAAAAAAGGTAGCAAACACTCTATGGAAACAACGACATCCTCAACTTCCGTTCGGAGTAAGGGCAAAGGACTTAAGTCTTCGGGAGCAAAGGCTTCCACACCTGCTGTTCGGAGTAAGGGCAAAGGACGTAAAGCCCAGCTGCCAGCAGAGGCAGCCTCTACTTCAGATCACAGTAGCGGCAAAAGTGCTCCTAGCTCCCCCTCAGTGCGGCTCAGAGAAAATGGACGCAAACCTCAGCAGGGAGCAAAGGCATCTTCCAGTCCCGGAGCTATCAAGTTCGGTAGGCCTCAATCAAAGCCCAGAGACATGACTATAAGTCAATCCAAAGAGAATGTTAGGCAAAAGTCTAATGATATATACGCTGAAGATAAAGGCACTGGCCAAAACAAGAGAATGagaaacaagaaaaaagcTGAAATGCAGGGTATCGAACCAAAGTTCTTTCTGCCCAAATCGACTGCCGAGTCATGTCCGTATCGTCGGGCCCCCTGTTTCGAGAATTGTCGAGAAGCCTGCTCCTTTCCCAGGAATACCGCCTGTGTGCCCGGCTGCATTGGTCCAAATGGCTACTGTACCAGATTCGCGGGTGGATGTCGTCAGGGTAATCTCAATTCCTGCTCCCCGCTTGCAGGCAAAGCTAGTCAACAAATGGATCGCAATGGCGGCGGCGCCGGAGATCAACCGAATCGTGCCCATTGCTCCAGATCCTGCCAGGGCTGCAACGGCTGCATAGGTTGCCCCAACTGCGGCCACTTTGCCCGGCCACCTCCATCCCGAGATAATATGCATCCCATTGCGCATTTTCGACCCGGCGTAAATCTCTATCCGGCGAACTGTATGCTCTATCGCAATGGAGACCTTGTGCGGCGCAGTCTGGTTCGTACCGCTGCGGGGGTAACCCTACACGAGGTGCAACGGGAGGAGGAGTTGGAAGCAAAGtcgccacagcagcaaccgATGCAAATTCCAATGCAACCCTCCAGATTTCCATGCGCGAGTAACTTTCAGTTTTGGCGTTGA